In Pseudopipra pipra isolate bDixPip1 chromosome 5, bDixPip1.hap1, whole genome shotgun sequence, the following proteins share a genomic window:
- the IL15RA gene encoding interleukin-15 receptor subunit alpha isoform X3: MRLSQLQGSIQSLHPPLARISWNHGMVWVGRDHKAHPAPAVGRDTFCYPRFFQPGLGHFQGRSRHFPGVPVAIPCVFHPSPARCSRPKAVANAHIEVGNNTGLHSLLRYSCDPGYKRKAGTSNLIQCVLRDGSARPGWTDPTLQCIRDPAAPPPQTPIPVIPTEPHTESTTRRGTSPTSSPSPAGKPGADGTPLDTSTPGEGTTPLPNAPSDNATASSQTLAYSIGFPALLVTGIVASFCCCWRRKTHPRQGYDVTPGDIPMAAPALGNEEVTPGDIPMAAPAPRNEEVAPRDIPMAAPTPGNEEVAPPGIVPTG, encoded by the exons ATGaggctctcccagctccagggcagcatCCAATCCCTACATCCACCCCTAGCCAGGATTTCCTGGAATcacgggatggtttgggttggaagggaccataaagccCATCCAGCTCCAGCCGTGGGCAGAGATACCTTCTGCTATCCCAGGTTCTTCCAGCCTGGCCTCGGACACTTCCAAGGACGTTCCCGGCATTTTCCTGGTGTCCCGGTTGCGATTCCATGTGTTTTCCATCCCTCTCCAGCGCGATGCAGCCGCCCCAAGGCCGTGGCCAACGCCCACATCGAGGTGGGGAACAACACGGGGCTCCACTCCCTGCTGCGCTATTCCTGCGACCCGGGATACAAGCGGAAAGCCGGGACTTCCAACCTCATCCAGTGCGTCCTCCGGGATGGATCCGCCCGGCCCGGCTGGACCGACCCCACGCTCCAGTGCATCC GAGACCCGGCGGCTCCTCCTCCACAAACCCCCATCCCCGTGATCCCGACGGAGCCGCACACGGAGAGCACCACCCGGAGGG gaacCAGCCCCACTTCCAGCCCTTCTCCGGCGGGAAAGCCCGGAGCTGATGGGACACCCCTGGATACATCCACACCGGGAGAGGGGACAACCCCGCTGCCCAACGCCCCCTCGGACAATGCCACAG CTTCCAGCCAGACCTTGGCCTATTCCATCG GGTTCCCGGCGCTCCTGGTCACCGGAATCGTGGcctccttctgctgctgctggaggaggaaaac GCACCCACGGCAGGGCTACGACGTGACACCCGGGGACATTCCcatggcagctccagccctcggGAATGAGGAGGTGACACCCGGGGACATTCCCATGGCGGCTCCGGCCCCCAGGAATGAGGAGGTGGCACCCAGGGACATTCCCATGGCGGCTCCCACCCCCGGGAATGAGGAGGTGGCACCCCCCGGGATCGTTCCCACGGGATGA
- the IL15RA gene encoding interleukin-15 receptor subunit alpha isoform X4, producing MRLSQLQGSIQSLHPPLARISWNHGMVWVGRDHKAHPAPAVGRDTFCYPRFFQPGLGHFQGRSRHFPGVPVAIPCVFHPSPARCSRPKAVANAHIEVGNNTGLHSLLRYSCDPGYKRKAGTSNLIQCVLRDGSARPGWTDPTLQCIRDPAAPPPQTPIPVIPTEPHTESTTRRGTSPTSSPSPAGKPGADGTPLDTSTPGEGTTPLPNAPSDNATASSQTLAYSIGFPALLVTGIVASFCCCWRRKTHPRQGYDVTPGDIPMAAPALGNEEVTPGDIPMAAPAPRNEEVAPPGIVPTG from the exons ATGaggctctcccagctccagggcagcatCCAATCCCTACATCCACCCCTAGCCAGGATTTCCTGGAATcacgggatggtttgggttggaagggaccataaagccCATCCAGCTCCAGCCGTGGGCAGAGATACCTTCTGCTATCCCAGGTTCTTCCAGCCTGGCCTCGGACACTTCCAAGGACGTTCCCGGCATTTTCCTGGTGTCCCGGTTGCGATTCCATGTGTTTTCCATCCCTCTCCAGCGCGATGCAGCCGCCCCAAGGCCGTGGCCAACGCCCACATCGAGGTGGGGAACAACACGGGGCTCCACTCCCTGCTGCGCTATTCCTGCGACCCGGGATACAAGCGGAAAGCCGGGACTTCCAACCTCATCCAGTGCGTCCTCCGGGATGGATCCGCCCGGCCCGGCTGGACCGACCCCACGCTCCAGTGCATCC GAGACCCGGCGGCTCCTCCTCCACAAACCCCCATCCCCGTGATCCCGACGGAGCCGCACACGGAGAGCACCACCCGGAGGG gaacCAGCCCCACTTCCAGCCCTTCTCCGGCGGGAAAGCCCGGAGCTGATGGGACACCCCTGGATACATCCACACCGGGAGAGGGGACAACCCCGCTGCCCAACGCCCCCTCGGACAATGCCACAG CTTCCAGCCAGACCTTGGCCTATTCCATCG GGTTCCCGGCGCTCCTGGTCACCGGAATCGTGGcctccttctgctgctgctggaggaggaaaac GCACCCACGGCAGGGCTACGACGTGACACCCGGGGACATTCCcatggcagctccagccctcggGAATGAGGAGGTGACACCCGGGGACATTCCCATGGCGGCTCCGGCCCCCAGGAATGAGGAG GTGGCACCCCCCGGGATCGTTCCCACGGGATGA
- the IL15RA gene encoding interleukin-15 receptor subunit alpha isoform X2, with amino-acid sequence MRLSQLQGSIQSLHPPLARISWNHGMVWVGRDHKAHPAPAVGRDTFCYPRFFQPGLGHFQGRSRHFPGVPVAIPCVFHPSPARCSRPKAVANAHIEVGNNTGLHSLLRYSCDPGYKRKAGTSNLIQCVLRDGSARPGWTDPTLQCIRDPAAPPPQTPIPVIPTEPHTESTTRRGTSPTSSPSPAGKPGADGTPLDTSTPGEGTTPLPNAPSDNATASSQTLAYSIGKTSLFWEAGAHFPYFLSFQALGAVGAFIPWECHRGGKEAAPKLLPGKENSQFYPCQGGEGTLGLHPRFLWLFVELFCLEPGCALIHELEDAHPSLWLFHRVPGAPGHRNRGLLLLLLEEENAPTAGLRRDTRGHSHGSSSPRE; translated from the exons ATGaggctctcccagctccagggcagcatCCAATCCCTACATCCACCCCTAGCCAGGATTTCCTGGAATcacgggatggtttgggttggaagggaccataaagccCATCCAGCTCCAGCCGTGGGCAGAGATACCTTCTGCTATCCCAGGTTCTTCCAGCCTGGCCTCGGACACTTCCAAGGACGTTCCCGGCATTTTCCTGGTGTCCCGGTTGCGATTCCATGTGTTTTCCATCCCTCTCCAGCGCGATGCAGCCGCCCCAAGGCCGTGGCCAACGCCCACATCGAGGTGGGGAACAACACGGGGCTCCACTCCCTGCTGCGCTATTCCTGCGACCCGGGATACAAGCGGAAAGCCGGGACTTCCAACCTCATCCAGTGCGTCCTCCGGGATGGATCCGCCCGGCCCGGCTGGACCGACCCCACGCTCCAGTGCATCC GAGACCCGGCGGCTCCTCCTCCACAAACCCCCATCCCCGTGATCCCGACGGAGCCGCACACGGAGAGCACCACCCGGAGGG gaacCAGCCCCACTTCCAGCCCTTCTCCGGCGGGAAAGCCCGGAGCTGATGGGACACCCCTGGATACATCCACACCGGGAGAGGGGACAACCCCGCTGCCCAACGCCCCCTCGGACAATGCCACAG CTTCCAGCCAGACCTTGGCCTATTCCATCGGTAAGACGAGCTTGTTTTGGGAAGCAGGGGCTCATTTTCCATACTTTTTAAGCTTCCAAGCCCTCGGGGCCGTGGGAGCTTTTATTCCCTGGGAATGTCACCGAGGTGGGAAGGAGGCAGCACCCAAACTTCTCCCTGGAAAAGAGAATTCCCAGTTTTATCCCTGCCAGGGTGGGGAGGGCACCTTGGGACTGCATCCTAGGTTTTTATGGCTCTTTGTGGAGCTGTTTTGTTTGGAGCCGGGCTGTGCCCTCATCCATGAGCTGGAAGACGCTCATCCATCCCTGTGGCTTTTCCACAGGGTTCCCGGCGCTCCTGGTCACCGGAATCGTGGcctccttctgctgctgctggaggaggaaaac GCACCCACGGCAGGGCTACGACGTGACACCCGGGGACATTCCcatggcagctccagccctcggGAATGA
- the IL15RA gene encoding interleukin-15 receptor subunit alpha isoform X1, which translates to MRLSQLQGSIQSLHPPLARISWNHGMVWVGRDHKAHPAPAVGRDTFCYPRFFQPGLGHFQGRSRHFPGVPVAIPCVFHPSPARCSRPKAVANAHIEVGNNTGLHSLLRYSCDPGYKRKAGTSNLIQCVLRDGSARPGWTDPTLQCIRDPAAPPPQTPIPVIPTEPHTESTTRRGTSPTSSPSPAGKPGADGTPLDTSTPGEGTTPLPNAPSDNATASSQTLAYSIGKTSLFWEAGAHFPYFLSFQALGAVGAFIPWECHRGGKEAAPKLLPGKENSQFYPCQGGEGTLGLHPRFLWLFVELFCLEPGCALIHELEDAHPSLWLFHRVPGAPGHRNRGLLLLLLEEENVSIPNPTSSSHPRDEFSSASALP; encoded by the exons ATGaggctctcccagctccagggcagcatCCAATCCCTACATCCACCCCTAGCCAGGATTTCCTGGAATcacgggatggtttgggttggaagggaccataaagccCATCCAGCTCCAGCCGTGGGCAGAGATACCTTCTGCTATCCCAGGTTCTTCCAGCCTGGCCTCGGACACTTCCAAGGACGTTCCCGGCATTTTCCTGGTGTCCCGGTTGCGATTCCATGTGTTTTCCATCCCTCTCCAGCGCGATGCAGCCGCCCCAAGGCCGTGGCCAACGCCCACATCGAGGTGGGGAACAACACGGGGCTCCACTCCCTGCTGCGCTATTCCTGCGACCCGGGATACAAGCGGAAAGCCGGGACTTCCAACCTCATCCAGTGCGTCCTCCGGGATGGATCCGCCCGGCCCGGCTGGACCGACCCCACGCTCCAGTGCATCC GAGACCCGGCGGCTCCTCCTCCACAAACCCCCATCCCCGTGATCCCGACGGAGCCGCACACGGAGAGCACCACCCGGAGGG gaacCAGCCCCACTTCCAGCCCTTCTCCGGCGGGAAAGCCCGGAGCTGATGGGACACCCCTGGATACATCCACACCGGGAGAGGGGACAACCCCGCTGCCCAACGCCCCCTCGGACAATGCCACAG CTTCCAGCCAGACCTTGGCCTATTCCATCGGTAAGACGAGCTTGTTTTGGGAAGCAGGGGCTCATTTTCCATACTTTTTAAGCTTCCAAGCCCTCGGGGCCGTGGGAGCTTTTATTCCCTGGGAATGTCACCGAGGTGGGAAGGAGGCAGCACCCAAACTTCTCCCTGGAAAAGAGAATTCCCAGTTTTATCCCTGCCAGGGTGGGGAGGGCACCTTGGGACTGCATCCTAGGTTTTTATGGCTCTTTGTGGAGCTGTTTTGTTTGGAGCCGGGCTGTGCCCTCATCCATGAGCTGGAAGACGCTCATCCATCCCTGTGGCTTTTCCACAGGGTTCCCGGCGCTCCTGGTCACCGGAATCGTGGcctccttctgctgctgctggaggaggaaaacGTAAGTATTCCCAACCCCACCAGCTCTTCCCACCCCAGGGACGAGTTTTCCTCGGCCTCTGCGCTTCCCTGA